Genomic DNA from Prunus persica cultivar Lovell chromosome G1, Prunus_persica_NCBIv2, whole genome shotgun sequence:
AACCGGTACTTCTATGAAGGACTTCATATGAGATACTGATACTTCTTTTACTCCAACATGAATAATACTAAATGTCGATATGAGATTGTAACACTCCTAAAGTGCCCCTCAATTTCTTTATTAATAGTTTAGTATCATATCCATATCAATGTTTTTTGATACATAGTAGGAGTTTGAAATAATCATATGCCATAGGATTGTTAAGGGAACATAGTCTGTAGGCTTTTGCAAATGTGAGGGAGTGCTAAACTTtgaatttcatgttttttaATAGGGAAGGACTATAATCGTAAATGGAAACGCAGGATGGATGGGTTGGCTTATAACATCCTTTGCTAATTGTACATGAATGACAAATGCATATATGAACACTTCCTTTGAGTAGATGACTTGTCAACTTTTAGTTTCTAACTACCACAGGGATTATCTTTTGATTGAAGATGTTTTTGTTTACTGTTGTTTCGGAACAGTATTataacttttgttttcttttaggtTGGTAGACTCTATTCCATATCATATGTGTACCTTGTATCCATATCCATGTTTTCTAGTGGCGGTGTTCTAGTGTTTGAGCAAGCTGCTGCTTATTTAATAGTTAGGAAATGCTCTGTAACTATTACAATTGATTCTCATTGCCCTCAAAACTTTTTTCCTCTGTGGTCTAGGCCGTTACCTTACTATCCATCACAGGTCACATTCAGGAATTGTTTCTATTTTATGAAAAACTAGTAAAAATTATTGGAAACAAGGAAAAGTACAGGCCCTACATGATGATTACTTGCTCggatgaaaaacaaaatggaatgCATAGAAAAAAACTCATTTGTTTTTGGGGCATTACCTATGCATACACAGGAATTCTCTGTTTCAGATGAGAGAGATGCACATCTCTCCCTTCTGTCACTAGATCAAGCTGATTGCTAGGATCTTAAGAAGCTTTTCCCCTTTTTAACGGTTTTTTTGCACTCCATTTGTAACTCAAAAAACACAAGAGCACAAGCATCGTAACCCTTATGACCTCTCCTCCAGTCTACTCTCCCTACTTCCATACAGCAGACGGAAAATCAACAAGAAATTGGCATGTGGAGATTTTGAAAACAGAATCGTTGGTTTTTTCCTTGGAAATGAATTCCGTACTTGCTTTGGCATTGTTTGGCTTTCAGTCCGATCTCTGCATCACAAATCTTAGTTTATGGATTTTGCCTTGTAGTTAGACTGTCCTCAAGATTATTGGTCTTCTGCGTTGCTGTATGATTGGAGTTTAGAAGTAATTATGATATTATTGGATGTATTTTTGTAAGATTAGTTTTCTGGTATTGGTTGTAGGTCTTGAGActgttttggtttggttcaaaTCGATGTCTGAGTCATTTAAATATCCTTGTTCTGCAAAATTTAGACTTTGTTGAGAGGAAAGCTTGCTAGGTTTGTTCAAATCGACTGAAGGTGCACGAAACCAGTAGCCAATTTGCAATTAAACGAATGTTTAATTACAAGAGTAAGATAGAAATGATTACAAATACTACAGTTGACATCCCcccaattaaaaaaaccacaaTACTATAATGCTCTTAAACTTAAGCCTCTTGAAATGCGCTTACAAGCCGGATCTACCACAACAAAGCTAAGTATGCTCATCACAAATTGTCTAGCTATCCAAGTAGTCAAATCTGTTGAAGCTTCCTCTAATCAAATGAAGACAAATACGAAGACAAATACCACTAGATAAAAAGGCTAGTTGGTTGACGACAAAATTAGTTTCACATCCCAAACAAACCCTTAATCAATGTAGACCTATATAGGGTGTTATTATTTAGACTCTTGAAATTCGGTCAGTAAACTCCCCTTTAGTGGCACAGTGCTTGTAGTTCAAGTGGTAAAAAGTAGTTATCCATGCACTCGAGGTCTCGTGTTCAAATTCTCCTCAacttatgtaaaaataaaataaaataaaaaataaaaatcccttaTAATGGAATTCAAAATGACCATTTTAGCCTCGAGCATAAAAGCCTTTTTAAGGACAATACAGTCAATTTGCATTTGATAAAAGGACATTCAAATCCTCGTTTAGGAGGTTTTGGAGACGAGATATATGGATGTTTACTTCTTGAGTTTAAACATTGACCAATTGTGTTTTGGTCAGCCCTCGTGTTGAGCGAAATATGAACAACCACTTTCAACAAGCCGAAGTCCACTTGATTTTTGGCCTAAAAAACATCACAGATTTGAACTCTCAAATTGGGTGATCGCATGCatataatgaagaaaaaagcaaCAAAACCAATAACTAGTGAAGACGAGGAAGTAGTGGATTTGAGGTTAAAACCCTTTTTTCATGTGAATTGCCACTCACTCACCCAGTCTAGGCTTATTGCCTTGAGATATGCACCCAATTTTCTTATTCCTAgtaatattaatttaacatACACgacttttgattttgtttaattactaGTTTTTCTTGatatgtatataaaatattgtatttttctttgattacACGCTAATCGTTGACGATCTATAGCATCAAGTTTCAGTGACTTGAAACCGTAGGTTTCACTAATAGGGGTTCatgtgctatatatatatatatatatcctaaaaaatatatcaaaaaattatggatgttttccctataaatacataataattttattcacttcccctataaatacataataagtttatattttgttgcatattcttttttttttcttgcccttTCCCTAGCCTTTTGGagtggaaccaaaaaagacaaggctgccactattcacgtgaatagtagcagcccttgccttgccttagccttagCCTTAGCCTtagccttttggggtggaCATGCTCTAAAAGCACGACAGAACCAGAGATATCAGCCCACCAGATTCTACGATTACAGATCTCACAAAAAATATTAGtgtttaggaaaaaaaaagtatcagAAACAATCGAATAACCTAACTATATAGTCACAAAGGGAATGAAAATCATACACTCACATTTGGCTCGTTACTTTGGGTAGAACAAAGTCTTGGTTCTCTGCCTAAACATATGATTATGAAGCAAAGGATAAGGATATAATAAATTCCGGTTGCTACAaaagatttatttataaaaagatcCAAAACTGTACATGAAGCCCATGAAATTTATTTACAGACCAGACATGCATGAAatactaatattttaaatgaCCCACAGACCCCATGTATCTATCTGATATAGAGGAGACCCTATAATACTATTTCTAATGCAAGCTACATGATCTGCTCAAAGAACTTATCCACAAGACAATCCTACTATCAACCCCACTTACCTACATGGTTTATAACACCATTAATTACCAATACCATCaccccaaacaaaaacaaaaacaaaaacaaaaacacacacactctcGACATTAACCCCATCCTCATGAGTATTCAAACTCATGATTCATGAACGTAAGTAGGATTcttaattttcattattttttccgaAAGACGATTTTACCCTTCACCGAGTGAAGTAATTACGGGGAGAGAAGAGGCGACGTGGTGAGAACATCCCCATGTACCTCGGGGAAGCAAGGCCGTCGATGGAGCGATACTCGGGCATGATGAACCCTTCTTTCTCCTCCCGGGATACGCTTCGAGCCCCGTTGAATGTGCCGTACTTGACCAACTTGCCCATCCAAGACTTCTTCTTGGGTGGGCTCTTGTGTCCCCCATTCATTTTCTCACTAAGGTACTCCTTCACTGAATGCAATCCTTGCTCAAACACCTCAGGAGGAGGCGAAGACATAGGGTTGCCTTGTACAGTAAGCTTCTGAAGCTTCTTGAGGCATCCGATGGAGTCTGGTAGAGCCGTGATCTTGTTGTAGCTGACGTCCAATTCGACAAGAGACATGAGGAGGCCAATGGAGTATGGTAGGGTTTCGAGGTACTGGAAGTTTTGGCTCACATTGAGAATTTCAAGGTTGATAAGGTTCTCAAGATCTTCAGGGAGGGACCTGAGGCAGTTGAGACGAGCGTCTAGTACGCGCAAAGAAGACAGGTGGGTGAGGGAGCGTGGTAGGAAGACAAGCTTGTTGGAGTTCACTGATAGCTTCTTGAGGTTGTGGAGCTCAAAACCAATGGTGTCTGGGAGCTGGCTCAGCTTGTTGAAGTTGGCATTCAGATCTTCCAATGACCTGAGTAATTGTAAAACCATGATTAAGTTCAAACTAatgtataatttaatatactcatatgagttttggtttcaaatttgaaaagaataaaattatgagTATCATATTTACTAATCATATCATAAACTACACacatttttattgaaaacaatacattattatttttttctttggtataAGACCCACTAGTGGGGAACCATTATGTATTGGTTGACCTTATTTTAAAGTGCCGTAACCATTTAGTATtgtttagtttacttgttgtACGGTCTATGGTTGCCCTATTTGTCTTTGCATGCGTGTAACTGTTATTTCAtgagttttcaatttgaaattgaattctACTTTTGACTTATTTGTTGTAACTTATCTTCACCGTTCATTTGGTTCCCACAAGTCAAAAGCAGCGATCACGGCATCAAGATGGAGTTCCAAAAATAGTAGTATTTTATTGAGAAATGATCAGATTATTGGACAACAAAATTATTACAACAACTAGAAAGCAATGTCTTTCTCCTgttagaaaaaggaaacaaattagAAAGGATCTAGCTTGAATTAATAACTAgggtttttaatatatttctaTTTAATGTTCAAATCTGATCACGAAAAGGACTCGTTTTTTGTGTAATTGTGAATTCATGTGATGCAATGGTGTGGAATATAATATAAGAAAAGGGTGACATCAGAAGACGGAAATGTATGATTTTGTCATATATGTAAAGAAATTAATTGCATCCGTTTCATCATATTGTATAAAGAGGATTCCCATACTCAACCTAGAAGTTTCTTAGTTCTTTATGATTTTTTGATACAATCAATATTGGTGGGATGAAGGGGAGGGGAATCGAACCTAAAACCTCGGATATACGAGTAAATGCTCTTTGACCACGTGAGTTAGAAGTCCCTTACTACTTCTTTTGCTTAAAGAGAAAAGTTATAGTGGTCCACTAAGAGTATAGAAAAGCTAGAAGCCCCTTGCTACTTCATTTTAAGCCAAACATTTTATAACCAGTcatttaattaagaattttcTTGGAACACATTGACAAATTTTATTAAGTGAATTCATTCAGCATATTCCTTAATTAAGTGAAATCTCTTATTTACCtttcaaaattcattttttttaatgattaaaTTTCCAGAAAATCACTATATAAAAattctaataaataaataaaggattgcctttgtatatttatatcaagaattaattaatgaaatagTTATTGCCATTGaattggaaagagaaagaggaacAGAAGAGACAACGAACCTGCAATTTTCAATGGTTTTTGGGAGAAATGCAAGAAGGTTTCCAGAAACATTGAGGACCTTAAGCTTGGACAAACAACCAATTGAGTTTGGAAGAGATTTCAGCTGATTTGAATGCACGTCCAGCACTAGCACGTTTAGTAACCTTGCTGTCAAGGATTCTGGTATGTTCTGTAAGATTTACACCAGAAGAGAATATTAGAAgaaatatatgcatatatatgaaataatatacgttaatattatataaacaTTCATTCAAAACCTAAATTGCAGAAGCTTCTCTAATCCCCCAACATACAGAAATATGAACCTTCATGTAAGCAAAGCTAGGTCCGGTCATGTACTGGTGCTGCTTATGAGATGAGATGATTGcgagaataaataaattcaattaAGCTAGAATTAGTACCTGAAGATTGTTATTGGAAAGATCAAGCTTGCAAATAGTTCCCAAATTAAGGGAAGGATTAGGCAGGGCATCAAGAGACATCCCACTCAAATCCACAATCTCAAGCCTCTCTTCATCCATTGACTTTTTCCTCTCATGAGCAGCTTTCTTCTTGGTATCCATTCTCATTTGCTGCTGGTGCTGTTGCTGTTCGTACATCATATTCGCAAACCCGAGAAAGATTCTAgatcaaattccttctcgagCAACAAACAGAAGATTAAAGATAGAAACTTTCTAGAGGGGGgcttattttgtgttttgtgcTGTGTTTGTAAGGTGCTTGTttggaaggaaagaaaataaaggtaTGAATAtttgaagagaagagagagtgtAAAGGACGTACggaatggagagagagagagaggagagagagagtacctaCCACGTGTGAATGACGTTAGTGAGGAAAGTACAAGGCCGTATGCTTAGGGGTTGCGTGGCCATGTCTCCCACTTGGATTAAGTCAACCCTTACCTTCCGGCCACCCGCAAATGTAGCCCACTTTGGCTTATTGTGATTTGCCCTATTCTTATCgcttacttattattttctcGGTGTTGGTCCTTAGACCAAATCCAACAAGCAATTTCTCTATGTTTTTATTACTCGTTTCTTGTAGTTTAATTAGTCTTTTATAAAATTGTCAAATGAATACGCAAGGGGGTATGCATGTAATGACAATTTATCGATCGTTTTCTTCCTTAGATTCTTACAATTCTTTAACTAATCGGAATTCAAGAGTCTGATGGgacataaaattttgaagtaaTAAATATACCTTTTTAAATTACCATATAGATCAACAAACTTTAATTTGCTACTACTGTTGGAAGAATAATACTAGTCTTACCATATTTTTTATACCACAAttttataccacatgatgtggcagcTAATGTGTACATACCACATCATGTAAAATActagtttctgtttttctaattttatttattaaaatacacttcattcatttaattgatgtgacatatAATATGGATATGTCACATTATGTGGTATAGAAAGGTGTGATAAtaatgtggtaagtgtagcattgCTCCTGTTGAAAATGCTCTATCCTTGCGTTAGCATAAtagaaataaatttgaaatgtgAATAATGGTCAAAATTTCTAAACTGGTATACATAATTAATTCCTTTGTTTGTATTCACGAAcaaagaaatttagaaatttcaTGTTTGGATGGTATAATTTTCGACAGTTCATTTTACTCTCCAACTACTCCAAGTTTAACTAGAAAAAGTGGAAAACATGTGATTTTGATGGTCTAACCACTGCTCTAGGGAATATGGTGGTTGTGTTATGACAAATATTCGAGGGCATATTATCGAAACCATGTACTGCCATTCATTTcaacaattaaattattagatATGCTTTTTCTTAACTCTCTCAAATCATGCACTAAAACATTTTGAGATGATAATGTGAAAAGATACTTTAGTGGTTGAGAGAggagttttattttattttttcctgaAAAGGGCACATGTAGTTTGATCGGACTATGAGCGTAAGCATATACGAGTGGTAAGAACTCAGAAAATTTTCATTGTGATCTACATATTACCATTACTGGTTCTCTAAGCTCCATGTATGAATGAAATTTTTGGTCTCACGGTGATACTGCAACGTGAtgttaataattttttcatgttataacatgtgtatctatttattattattatattataacttTGTCATctactcatattataacacgtgaaTTATTAACACCAAATAACGGTATGACATGTCACACgtttttaaaatatcaatCCTATCATCCACATATGATGACGTTACTAAAGTTggatgaaatattatttttaattggatGGTGACTCCACCAAGCAACGatgtatattatttttatcctAGGAGCATGAAATATTAGAGAAATAATTGGATGGTGACTCCACAGGATACGGTACTAAAGTTGTTCTTAACATGAGGTTTTAGCTTCTCAAGATCTCATCTAAAGTTCTGAACTTCGTGAATTCGATAGGAGATATACGTATACTAATTACATaataaaacatatatgaaACATCGGTCCTCTTGTTTTacattattaattagtatCCCACACTGGAGATAGAAACTAGCATAAAGAGCTTTTTCTTTGgatcaagaaaaaataactTCATTGAACTAGCAAATTGCAAACTTTACAAATGTAGGAACTGAAAAAACCATGAAAACTAGATTCAAGTTGGAAAATTGTGTCTCGTTAAAATCTTGACATAAAAAACCCCATAAAGATGAAAATtcgatattaaaaaaaagtacaacTCATAAAAAAACTCCCTGCCTACCCATCATCCCTATCTTCaatcaaaatagaaaacaaccaaaaaggtCCATCACTATCCCATCTACAATCTTGCCGTACATATAACCCATGTTGAGCCAACGAATGAGCTGCCCCGTTGCCCTTCTTGGGTTGGAATAAAACATTCACAACTCTCAGTTAAAAGCCTTTTAATATCGTACACAAGAGCTTAAAGAATCTTAAGTTAAGTctctatatatttattgtcaaTTGATTTTATGTTGAATGCTCACATTCTATTATGATATCAAAAGTCACAGTTATTTGTTATGTGACAGTCCCTACGACCACATAACCCTTTTTGAAGGGAAGAAAGAAACTTCGAATCCCATATAT
This window encodes:
- the LOC18791043 gene encoding plant intracellular Ras-group-related LRR protein 6; the encoded protein is MMYEQQQHQQQMRMDTKKKAAHERKKSMDEERLEIVDLSGMSLDALPNPSLNLGTICKLDLSNNNLQNIPESLTARLLNVLVLDVHSNQLKSLPNSIGCLSKLKVLNVSGNLLAFLPKTIENCRSLEDLNANFNKLSQLPDTIGFELHNLKKLSVNSNKLVFLPRSLTHLSSLRVLDARLNCLRSLPEDLENLINLEILNVSQNFQYLETLPYSIGLLMSLVELDVSYNKITALPDSIGCLKKLQKLTVQGNPMSSPPPEVFEQGLHSVKEYLSEKMNGGHKSPPKKKSWMGKLVKYGTFNGARSVSREEKEGFIMPEYRSIDGLASPRYMGMFSPRRLFSPRNYFTR